The following are from one region of the Hyalangium gracile genome:
- a CDS encoding radical SAM protein produces MLTTDTPRPLAPAPTVRFRWLDTLWLQVTGTLCNIACQHCFISCGPKADQVPMMTLAACEEALAEGTRLGMREVYFTGGEPFLHPEIQALVDRALALAPLTIITNGLLLDDARVEWLAERFRTARYSLDLRVSLDGMTAAQNDPVRGRGTFERVVSCLRRLGAAGLSPVVTVVEHETGLEGNAARQAFLEFVRGLGIRQPRVKFLPLLRLGREVRRTHGYEPEEAWGAHALAASVESSLLCASSRIVTAQGVFTCPILIEKPDARLGDSVGQATRDISLKWDACRTCVLDGLRCNT; encoded by the coding sequence ATGCTCACGACCGACACGCCGCGTCCCCTGGCCCCGGCCCCCACGGTGCGCTTCCGCTGGCTGGACACGCTGTGGCTCCAGGTCACCGGCACGCTGTGCAACATCGCCTGCCAGCACTGCTTCATCAGCTGCGGCCCCAAGGCGGACCAGGTGCCGATGATGACCCTGGCCGCCTGCGAGGAGGCGCTGGCCGAGGGCACCCGGCTGGGCATGCGCGAGGTCTACTTCACCGGCGGCGAGCCCTTCCTCCATCCCGAGATTCAGGCGCTCGTGGACCGGGCGCTGGCGCTGGCCCCGCTGACGATCATCACCAACGGCCTGCTGCTGGACGACGCCCGGGTGGAGTGGCTCGCCGAGCGGTTCCGCACCGCGCGCTACTCGCTGGACTTGCGCGTGAGCCTGGATGGCATGACGGCCGCCCAGAATGATCCGGTGCGCGGGCGCGGCACCTTCGAGCGCGTCGTCTCCTGCTTGCGCCGGCTCGGAGCGGCGGGGCTGTCCCCGGTGGTGACGGTGGTGGAGCACGAGACGGGGCTGGAGGGAAACGCCGCGCGCCAGGCCTTCCTCGAGTTCGTCCGAGGACTGGGCATCCGCCAGCCCCGGGTGAAGTTCCTGCCCCTGCTGCGCCTGGGGCGCGAGGTGCGACGCACGCACGGGTACGAGCCCGAGGAGGCCTGGGGCGCGCACGCGCTGGCGGCGTCGGTGGAGTCCTCGCTGCTGTGCGCCTCCAGCCGCATCGTCACGGCGCAGGGGGTGTTCACCTGCCCCATCCTCATCGAGAAGCCGGACGCGAGGCTCGGAGACAGCGTGGGACAGGCCACCCGGGACATTTCCTTGAAGTGGGACGCGTGCCGCACGTGCGTGCTCGACGGCCTGCGCTGCAACACCTGA
- a CDS encoding SLC5/6 family protein encodes MTSSLGWFVLAGYGALLLLLVPRAHTARSFFWAQAPGGAAPSTALLTGSVLVTWIFAKSITNAANLGERFGLLGGMAYATWYLSIPVAGLLLFTIRRAGHEGLVPFLVARFGTPAAVLFSLTILVRLFNEVWSNTAVVASYFGTAGTLPYYAAAFAFTLAVLLYSLRGGLRGSILTDRLQLALAVALLAAVLGFILPAHGPGPLLSTSTWSLGGGLDLLLVALLQVASYPFHDPVLTDRAFVTPPRRMLTAYLLAGLLGALFIVLYSFIGVHAKLAGLSGAGDAPMRVARALDTGALLIISLLMMNSAGAVLDSAFAAIARHVSVDLAGEGGAHPSGFRGLLEPLARRAREDGGLRLGRAAMVLFAVVGNLPLFATADVLKATTISGTMVLGFTFPFLLWRWHRPAPAAFVLSFLPGLVVGVWANTAAWPELLTLGDGAYRALLGANVYGLVLSGVGYGLGVAWHAAVSHRAPPG; translated from the coding sequence GTGACTTCCTCCCTCGGCTGGTTCGTCCTCGCGGGCTACGGCGCCCTGCTGCTGCTGCTGGTGCCGCGCGCCCACACCGCGCGCAGCTTCTTCTGGGCCCAGGCGCCCGGCGGGGCTGCTCCCTCCACGGCGCTGCTCACCGGCAGCGTGCTCGTGACGTGGATCTTCGCCAAGAGCATCACCAACGCGGCCAACCTGGGCGAGCGCTTCGGCCTCCTGGGTGGCATGGCCTACGCCACCTGGTACCTCTCCATCCCCGTGGCTGGCCTGCTCCTGTTCACCATCCGCCGAGCCGGGCACGAGGGCCTGGTCCCCTTCCTCGTGGCGCGCTTCGGCACTCCCGCCGCGGTGCTCTTCTCGCTGACCATCCTGGTGCGCCTCTTCAACGAGGTGTGGAGCAACACCGCCGTGGTGGCCAGCTACTTCGGCACCGCGGGCACCCTGCCCTACTACGCCGCCGCGTTCGCCTTCACCCTGGCCGTGCTGCTCTACAGCCTGCGCGGAGGCCTGCGCGGCTCCATCCTCACCGACCGGCTCCAGCTGGCCCTGGCCGTGGCGCTACTCGCCGCGGTGCTGGGCTTCATCCTGCCCGCCCACGGCCCGGGCCCGCTGCTCTCCACCAGCACCTGGTCGCTGGGTGGCGGGCTGGATCTGCTCCTCGTCGCCCTGCTGCAGGTGGCCAGCTACCCCTTCCATGATCCGGTCCTCACCGACCGGGCCTTCGTCACCCCGCCCCGGCGGATGCTCACCGCCTACCTGCTCGCGGGGCTGCTGGGCGCCCTCTTCATCGTGCTCTACAGCTTCATCGGCGTGCACGCGAAGCTGGCGGGGCTGTCCGGCGCGGGGGACGCGCCCATGCGCGTGGCCCGGGCGCTCGACACGGGCGCCCTGCTCATCATCTCCCTGCTGATGATGAACTCGGCGGGGGCGGTGCTGGACTCGGCCTTCGCGGCGATTGCCCGGCACGTCTCGGTGGACCTCGCCGGCGAGGGAGGCGCCCACCCCTCCGGCTTCCGCGGCCTGCTCGAGCCGCTGGCCCGGCGGGCTCGCGAGGACGGCGGCTTGAGGCTCGGCCGAGCTGCCATGGTGCTCTTCGCCGTGGTGGGCAACCTGCCCCTGTTCGCCACGGCGGACGTGCTCAAGGCCACCACCATCAGCGGCACCATGGTGCTCGGGTTCACCTTCCCCTTCCTGCTGTGGCGCTGGCACCGGCCCGCTCCCGCCGCCTTCGTCCTCTCCTTCCTCCCGGGGCTCGTGGTGGGGGTCTGGGCGAACACCGCCGCCTGGCCGGAGCTGCTCACGCTGGGAGATGGCGCCTACCGGGCCCTGCTCGGCGCCAACGTGTACGGGCTGGTGCTGAGCGGCGTAGGCTACGGGCTGGGCGTCGCATGGCACGCCGCTGTGTCCCACCGCGCGCCGCCGGGCTGA
- a CDS encoding M20/M25/M40 family metallo-hydrolase, with product MNALALREDRFLDVLRRLIALTPRLQNNPGAGLVPEERLAAQVVLDTLAPHIQSGFIQAESLAAAGNEARPCLVLTVRGQDAGAGALGFVGAHFDVVPADEKGEGWEHSPFALWEGPGGILYGRGVTDCLGHVAVLTDLLAQLAERGERPRRTLKVVLISNEESTGLPGLGLGYVAEQGRLKELVGQPVYWLDSANFGPTLGTGGIALWELKVTGVGGHSGMPQNCVNALELGMAASLELARFFRERFPPTEDEKRWGFLSSSSLKATVVEAPNTKETKIPSDVTLRGDVRLTPFHDLKEMQRAVTDFMLELDARLERDEAIPGFPRTRTAAGKRGTLAFRFQGSGTEGIACRLDSPGLQALKEAIEQVRGAAPTPFSLTGSLPLVRDLQRQGCDVQITGFGEMAYYHAPNEQARLEDFRQGFSILRELLVRL from the coding sequence ATGAATGCACTCGCCCTTCGTGAGGACCGCTTCCTGGATGTGCTCCGGCGTCTCATCGCCCTGACGCCGAGGCTGCAGAACAACCCTGGCGCGGGGCTGGTGCCCGAGGAGCGGCTGGCCGCCCAGGTGGTGCTGGACACGCTGGCGCCCCACATCCAGAGCGGCTTCATCCAGGCCGAGTCCCTGGCGGCCGCCGGCAACGAGGCCCGCCCCTGCCTGGTGCTCACCGTGCGGGGCCAGGACGCCGGTGCCGGGGCGCTGGGCTTCGTGGGCGCGCACTTCGACGTCGTGCCCGCGGACGAGAAGGGCGAGGGCTGGGAGCACAGCCCCTTCGCGCTGTGGGAGGGGCCCGGCGGCATCCTCTACGGGCGCGGCGTCACGGACTGCCTGGGCCACGTGGCGGTGCTGACGGACCTGCTGGCGCAGCTCGCCGAGCGCGGTGAGCGCCCGCGCCGCACGCTGAAGGTGGTGCTCATCTCCAACGAGGAGTCCACGGGCCTGCCCGGCCTGGGCCTGGGCTACGTGGCCGAGCAGGGACGGCTGAAGGAGCTGGTGGGCCAGCCGGTGTACTGGCTGGACAGCGCCAACTTCGGCCCCACGCTGGGCACCGGTGGCATCGCCCTGTGGGAGCTGAAGGTGACGGGCGTGGGTGGACACTCGGGCATGCCGCAGAACTGCGTCAACGCGCTGGAGCTGGGCATGGCCGCGTCGCTGGAGCTGGCGCGCTTCTTCCGCGAGCGCTTCCCTCCCACGGAGGACGAGAAGCGGTGGGGCTTCCTCTCCTCCTCCAGCCTCAAGGCCACGGTGGTGGAGGCGCCCAACACGAAGGAGACGAAGATTCCGTCCGACGTCACGCTGCGCGGCGACGTGCGCCTCACGCCCTTCCACGACTTGAAGGAGATGCAGCGCGCGGTAACGGACTTCATGCTCGAGCTGGACGCCCGGCTGGAGCGCGACGAGGCCATTCCTGGCTTCCCGCGCACCCGCACGGCGGCCGGCAAGCGCGGCACGCTGGCGTTCCGCTTCCAGGGCAGCGGGACGGAGGGCATCGCCTGCCGGCTGGACTCGCCGGGGCTCCAGGCGCTGAAGGAGGCCATTGAGCAGGTGCGCGGCGCGGCCCCCACGCCCTTCTCGCTCACCGGCTCGCTGCCGCTCGTGAGGGACTTGCAGCGCCAGGGCTGCGACGTGCAGATCACCGGCTTCGGGGAGATGGCGTACTACCACGCGCCCAACGAGCAGGCCCGGCTGGAGGACTTCCGCCAGGGCTTCTCCATCCTCCGCGAGCTGCTCGTGCGGCTGTAG
- a CDS encoding glutathione S-transferase family protein — protein MGDLVLTTYDWVPPPPRGFVRDIRVRWALEEAKLPYRVESVSFKERGPEHLAHQPFGQVPWLKDGDISIFESGAILLHLGERSEALMPRDPTGRAEVIEWIFAALNSVEMASLPWSLFKFSGQSEKRFDDFLKLRLDRLEPVVAKREWLAGSFSVADILMADVLRLVDRFEGLAAHPATRDYLKRATARPAFVKAHADQIAHFAKADT, from the coding sequence ATGGGCGATCTCGTTCTCACCACCTACGATTGGGTTCCTCCGCCGCCGCGCGGGTTCGTGCGGGACATCCGCGTGCGCTGGGCCTTGGAGGAGGCGAAGCTCCCGTATCGCGTCGAGAGCGTGTCGTTCAAGGAACGCGGCCCCGAGCACCTTGCGCACCAGCCGTTCGGACAGGTGCCGTGGCTGAAGGACGGCGATATCTCGATCTTCGAGAGCGGCGCGATCCTGCTGCACCTCGGCGAGCGGAGCGAGGCGCTGATGCCTCGCGATCCGACGGGGCGCGCGGAGGTGATCGAGTGGATCTTCGCCGCGCTCAACTCCGTCGAGATGGCGAGCCTCCCGTGGTCCCTCTTCAAGTTCTCGGGGCAGAGCGAGAAGCGCTTCGACGACTTCCTGAAGCTGCGCCTCGATCGCCTCGAGCCGGTGGTCGCGAAGCGCGAGTGGCTCGCGGGCTCCTTCTCCGTCGCCGACATCCTCATGGCGGACGTGCTGCGCCTCGTCGATCGCTTCGAAGGGCTCGCGGCGCATCCCGCGACGCGTGACTACCTGAAGCGCGCGACGGCGCGGCCCGCGTTCGTGAAGGCCCACGCCGACCAGATCGCTCATTTCGCCAAGGCCGACACATGA